From the genome of Clavelina lepadiformis chromosome 2, kaClaLepa1.1, whole genome shotgun sequence:
TTTCCCGAATAAGTTATTCAGACCGTCAAAGTCCACAAATATTTGGAATGATTACACATTTGCAGCCAACCGCAAGTCTTGTTGACAACGAACGTTGCAAAATATGCAAAAGCTTCATGAGTATTGAACTTGGGAGAAAAACTCACCGCTTTTGTATGCTCTAacactgaaaataaaacattatctCCGCCAATCTAGATTCCGGAAAGTCTTCCTTCCTATGTTTGTCTATTTATATTTGTCATTATTAAACCGTTTCAAAGCTCAACACTGGATCTGGAGATCATAACAGGATACGAATCATTACCTTTTATCACATCATGgcagaaaaacataaaattcaTTTATTTCCAACTAGAATTTCAAATGTGATGtactttatttgtttttgttaaattttgccCAATTTCCAATGACAGGCAAGGCCATACTCGTGCAAAAAACTCTTTGATTAATTCCATGTAAAACTTGCAATTTGTGTTAATAAACTGTGACTTAAAAGCGAGATAACCTCTGCTTAGGACCGACATAAAAAGCTCAAAAAGAACCTGCGATCTGGGCGTGCGACATACCCAAGCATAATCCATAGCTTTGACCGAGCTTGCTTCATTGTGAAAACCAACCGAAAGTGCATTAACTTTTTTGCGATATTGCagtaaattgataaaaatgcGTAATCTTGTATACACGATTGGAGTGCGTCGCtaatttgcaaagtttgggaaccactgtatTAAAGAGGATTATTCTATGCATCGggtatttttattaatattatcgGGCATTACTCCTCAGTATTCACACAcggaatgtttttttttatatggCAACAACCACGGTATTCCCATGTCCATTAATGCTTCTTAGTAGAATCAATATAAGGtatgttaaatacaaaaaacagtAAATTTGAACGAAAAACACTGCATACCTTTGggtcaacattttttattttctgcattGCAGTGACTGGAACACTTGGTGGTCTTGGGGTCTCATAATCAGGTCTACCAAATAAGATTTCTATAGTTATTTTCATTGCCATTTCAACAAGCAAATACTGTAAGTAGACTTCAGATCACTTAATTATCAGTCAAAATAAACATCTCCGGTCGGATCTGTGGCAAATTAGCAAGACAAACTTTAATCTCTCACACACTTGACATAGCTACTGTGTTTCTTCTCATCTCTGGAGTGACCTGATGATTGCTTGTTGCGCAATTCCTTGAATTTTTCCTGAATCCTAGGAGATATTCTAATCTATTTAAACACTTTGTTCATTTTACATATATCTATAGATATATGTAAGTATTAAACAAATactattaaaataatttcctAATAGAAAAGCAAGAGCTAGTGGTATGCAACGACACACCTTTCGTTTTCAGCTTTCATTCGCTCAAAGTCTTGCTTTTGACGAGCTGCCAAATCACGTTTATGAAGCTCATTCTCTGGAACTTTTGGACTTCGTGTACTGCTAGAAGATCTTTTGGTTTTATTCATTCTAAATAACAATACCATTGATATATAGAACATGGGAAAAAATTGCATAATATGCAGTTGTCATAACAGGTACTTGAAGATTCCAAAgagtttgtttgctttgttttcttttagttGACGCTTCTTGTTTGACCTAGACCTTGAGCCTTCATCACTTAAGCTCAGTTGAGATGCTTGATCGTCTTCCTCCCTCACTGCTcaacagaaaaaattgaaatatatttaaatcTAATTGACAGTCAGGTGCACGATAAGACCAACTTCTTGAGGTATCTTGAACTGTTTTGCTTTCGTTTTTCATAAAACTGTTTGGACTGATACCGATACATAATAATACAAGATGTTGTGGTGGGTGTAAAGGGTACAGCATTCACCGAAAGATGCCATTTCATACAGCTGTAACTACCAAAACTTTCACCATTTTGCTACTAAAGGGtgttataaattattacataTAGAGTGTCTAAAATTGTAAAGCTACAAAATTCTTCTAAACATTATAGCATGACACTTAATTTGAATGCCTGCAATCAATAATCTGTTATGTTTGTTAATACTACCCTAGGTAAACATGAACAACtgaacttaaaaatgttttttactgTTAGTTAATATTCATAGCACCACAGAAGAAtgtgaaataaaagaaaaacataccATCACTAGACGATGCTGTTCAACAGCAAACGATGTGTAAGCAGAGCAAGCATGGCAGTGACATCCAGTTTTGATACGGCAATAACATCATGTaagtgacaaaacaaaaatgttgaagtGAAAGTTCATGCAATACTACACAGATCACCTTTGTTAAAATACACCCATCAATATTCTGAGCAATGGGTGCCAATAACTACATGCATTTTTAAAGACAAATACACCACATGTGATCATGATTTCGTTGCAAGTTGTTCAGTGTTCACTTTAAGTAAGGGGCAAGTGCTAAGAAGCCAACCTTAAACCAAAGAAGAGTTGCCAGCAAGTCATAAGTATACAAAAATCTTCAGTGGTTAGGCAACTATTGTGTTTCGAAAACACAATTCTGACATAAGTGGTGGGAAATATGACgccacaaaataaaatccaGGGGCATGATGCTGTTGTCTGGATCAAGTCTGAATAGTTTAGGCAACAAGAAATAGGTGTAGTTTATGCGTATTGCAGCGCTTAACACGAATATTTTGCATTctttaagtttatttgttttaaccTGACTTACAGTTGACATATCTACACCAGTGAAAATTGAGGCTAAGCTATAGCTCACCTAGTTTAAAGTTGGTTGCAGGCGCTAGCCATATATATCGTTAAGGACACCGATGCTTCAATAGTATTGTACAGTACTGTCATGTGTGACATTTGCATCAACTGCAACTAATCGACTAGCTACAAAGTCGCACTCCATCCAACATGTGTTAGCTAGCCTACCACTTGCTATTATCAGCAGCATAATTGATTCAAACGCCGCCACCTCCATCACAACTAGTGATACATTTTCGGCAAAATTTGCTTCCTTGCTAAACATTATTGAAAAACACTTACTCTGAATACCTACAGACAAATGTTCGTTGATTTAAGATTAATATGCTTTAACACTTGCCTCTCATTTTAAGGGAGAAGCAACAAATCATGATACATTCTACGAAGTAGTGAAATCTATCACcagttgaaaattttttaaatgtttgttaaGTGGAGAATAGTAATGGCAAGAAAGAACAATGATAACATTCAACACAGTAGGTGGAGGAATGATATAAGTATTGATGTGACATGCGCCAAAATACGAAAAtggtataaaatgaaaatgcttGTTGGGTATAATGGAGATATGtattaagaaaatttttagcCGAGCTTTTGTTTAATAATACTTACATGTTGACATATGTGTTATGCTCGGTGCTTCACCAGACATATCATAAGACTTGTCCAAAGCTGCACGGAAGCTGTCATTCAAAATCCTGCCCCGGACAACCTACATGAATGACAATAGCATGTATGTCACGTCACTGTCATGACTAAAAGTAATGGCAACCAAGCTCAGTGAGATAATTGTCTACCTTGGGCAGAGGCCTTGGAATAGGAAATGAGTTATCCAATTTATTTTGGGCAATACTTGACTCTACAGCTGTTTGCAAACTTTCAAGAGAACTTGATTTTGCTATTCCAAGTGTAGGGCCCACATCTGCAGAGGCAAACAATGCAGACAAATTTAACATGTTACAAATGCGTAAAATTCTAAGCAGATAACCAGATGAAACACTGGTTAAATTAAAAGATACAATATCACAATAGCAAACTTGCAGACACAATTCTTTTTGTACCTGAAGGCGTAAGCTTATTACTGGATGTATACGGTTTATTCCACTGAACAAATGTAACAGCACCACTATTTCCAGCCACCAGCGACTCAGTTGAAATTGATTTTCGGAACCCAGAAACTGGGGCAATTTCTttaacaacagaaaaaaattaaataattaatgcaGTTCTTCTTGAAACTACTAACAGGTGTGTTACGTCTTCAACACACTGTTTTAATAAGATATTAACAGTTAATTTAAGACCCTCATAGACTGTTATGAAAAACTTGCCAATTGCATTtgagttgttgttgttttgttgtgttgtatattttctttttcccGACGATTGAGGTGAAACCATTCGTTTTTTAGGAGAAGACGTTGTTGCTTGCTTGTTTTTAGCACCATCTTTTATCATTCAAAATACATTTTCAGAGGAAAATGATGTGTAGTGTTTATAAATGCCATGAAAGCCAAGAAAGAGATTTTGAAACAGAGCAGTTATCACAAACAATTCGCTTTTAAGTAtgaaattattgaaataaaataactgaaattattatttaaaattgctAACCAGTTCctaaatttgttttgctttttgaagCCTTTAAATCAGCATTGTATGAAAAGCGAGGAAGATTGTCCTTTcgtttttcagaaaatgatTGCCGTATGGTGGATTCACGAGAAAAAGGGTCATGTGCATCATTAGGGCATTCTTCATCCGTAGTTACAACATCTTCAaagattaaaaacatttgtaacGCTGCACACTCCGCTTACCTTGTTCCAAAGAAAATCAAACACAAATAGTCAAAGCAAAGAATGCTGGAAATACCTGGATTTACAGGTGAGTCTGCTCTGGAAAGCTGCAAAAATTCCGAGCTAGACAAACTTGTTACAGAAAGCTTTGTTTCCGTAGGTCTTGCGCCATCATGTTCGACTGGCACAGCATCCGATGTCAATTCATTTGCTATAAAGCACAAAACGATAACTTTTAATAATCGTAGTACTTATGCTAATCACACTTCACAATCAATGTTTATTAGCAGGCATACAGTCTCCTCTTATATAGAGAAAATAAGTTATTCATTTTGTAGGAAGACTATGCAAATTGCAATGAATTAAATCACCAAAACAGGTTCAACAAGCACACTGTTCCTAAATATGCATGACAGGAGAAACTGGAGTATTTTTTAGCCATGCATGTTAATTTCCCATGCAAATAAGTTAAATGTAATTAAATGGGAAAGCATGGAAGCATACCCACTATACTATTTCTTGTACAGAAAGCAATCTCAGTGCAATAAGATAAAACAAGACAAATAGAGTTCACctaattaaacaaataaaatcagaATTTGGAAAACTCTGAAACTAATCAGCAGTCATGTTGAAGCTCATGTCACCAACGTAATTAGGTTCTAAGATTTCCTTCGTAATTATCTTTTTGTAGTACCAGTCACTAGGATTCACTTGTTATGATTATGACAAAAGGTTATGTGGCCCAATGTATACTAAAAGTCTGGAGCAAGTATAACATACAAGAAAATACATACCGGTAACCATGCAACTATAtctatataattatatatgaGAAGCAATAACCATGCtctatttttaaactttgctatTATAGAAAAAGCATCTCTGCACTCTGCAGGTACACTTGCGTTCAGCGTTTGACAGAAATCTAAACATCTCTTATTAGCTTgagaatttgttaaaattctaTCGTGTGGGCACAAACAGAATGTGTGTCAACAATATTGACTACAAAAATACATGCCACTATACTGAAATCActaaaaatactgtatattaaaataaaccaACCTACACAAAGTACACCACAAGCAGTATGAAAGGAATCTGGGCTACAACTATTAGTCATTAAAGAAAGcattcttttaaaataaaatgcatgtgTGTATACGACTTGATGTTTGTGTATTgaaatttgtaagtttttttagcgtattgtttttaaatgtacTAGACTTACGCAGTTTTCTGTGATACCAGCCAATTACATGGTGCAGTCACCATTAATTTATCAGAACAAAGGTGACATAAAAACCACTAAAATACCATAGTTGTAGCAGCCTTTCTTTCAAACAGCAGTAAACTAAGAAATAAGGTTGGCCCCAATTGCATTCATGGAGATAAACCAGTGGTTTTCATCctgttaaattaatttttaactgaaataaaaagtcGGTTTGCTTTGCAGTGTCACCCTACAtattgaaatacaaatttgcccatttgtaatttgttaattacaaatgtttttactgAGGGTGTAACACAGGGcataataatacaaaataagCCTTTATTCCACACATAAtattacaatattttgattaaTCTATAGGCTGCTTGTTTTGCTATTGCATGCACGCAATCTCACTTCACTGCTTCAATCAACCTTCATTTGGAAGAGGTATTAGATTATATTGGATCGCACGGAAGGGgtcaaaatacaaaaaggtgaaaaaccattgttttaaacataaaattgtaAAGATGTGATGCTTAATGTTGTTTCAATCTGTACAACATGCATTTGCATTAGATTTGTCATGATGATTGTGTTTATGACATTACAAGCAAATGACATATATTAGAATATAACCAAAACAtgttgatgaaatgtttgaagTCAGAAGTTAATTAAATCACAGGACATAAACATACGATTGTTTTCCTGAATAAAAACATGCTGAGAACAGGCGTTATCACAAAAACTGCAGGAGAATCTGAAATGCACGACTGCAAGTGGCAATCCAAATAAAGCGTGTCGAGAAGATGCGTGGGCTACCTGTCATGCTTTCAAAAGCAAGTCTTCGTGAATCATCAGATGGCCTAGGTTTAATAAGATCAGATAAATATCCCGAAGAATTTGACACTTTGAGCTCATTTTCTGTACTTCTCATAGACAGTGATCGCTTTGGGATACGATGAGTTCTAGGTATAGTCCAGGTTGAATAAGATTCATTTCCTTGTGAGGAGTTTGGCTTGGGAGGAATTGTGGGTGTGGATGACCTTATTAAGTTGCTTAAAAAACTTGATGCAGATGAATTTAGTATCTTTTCTCTTACTCTGTTTATTACTTCAATGTCAATAGTGTCTGCATCACCAGTCATTGAACGTGATTTCTTGTGATTGGACACTCGTCTGGCAACACTCGAGTTGGTGTTCTTTGCCATTTGAGGTCTGTCTATTGTGGAAGCAGTTTGAAATGATCGGCTTGTAACGTCACTCATATCGTCTGGACCAAAGGATGTTACCAACAAAAGAGATGGCAGAGATGCTTGCTTCACATGCAAATGTCTTGGAACATCTTCATTAAGAGTTAATTTCGCTTATAGGTTGCAATTTCCATCATATAAGTTTAACTTATTACTTGGTGAAAAGCTTTGTAACCATCAGTGTTACATAAACAACAAAGGCTAAGAAAATTAAGCCCATCATATAcgattataattaaaaaaaaaacgtaaagCTAGAAATGTGTTATTTATAAGCCATGACCAAACATTAAGCTTTCTGTAGGGCAAGCACAGAAGTGCTAATAAGCTTTTAGCAACAGGCTGAAACTAATACGCTTGCAGAGCAAGTTAACAAATGGTGTAAATGAACAAGTAAATATTATAAATGAAGGTTGGGCAAACTTACACAACAAACTTATTTCACTAAAAGAAATCATTTGCAGTAAATCCATTAAGTGCACAGAAATGATGTTGCTACTGCAAATGAACACtactttaaacttttgttaaatttactcTCAGAATTAAACAATTACCAATGATATTTGACCATTAGAAACCTTGTATACAGTAAGTACACTGTCTatgtacaaaaaaaaatataccCATAACCAAAAACTATCGCCATAGGGGTATGTGCAATTGTGCTGGTATACTTATTCAACAAAATAGTCAACAACATGCATTCATTACTTAAAAGTGTTATTCCTAGTTATGCATAAACAGACCTGATTTTGCTACGAAATTAAATTGTTCGATAAGGGAATCAGAGAGATCACTGCTCGCTTCAGAAGAAACTCGCGACGGTGCTCCATCTGATGTTGGTTTTCTTCGAGCTATCACCATCTGCCAATTTGATATATGCATAAATGAAAAAGTAATTTCAAGAGCAATTTTTTGAAGGCATGGAAGATTTATTTTACCAATgtttaaaacatgttaaaaaaaACTAGAAAATGGCATCAAAACCATCTTTAACCATGGCATCAACACATGCCAATAAGAAATCCTTGtatgaaattgcttttaaccAAGCAACGTCTTAACCAAGCACAATGTTAACACAGTTAAATTAGCTATAACTGTGTACAAAAATACAGGTTTGCGGATCATACCTATTTTTAAGCACATTTAGCAGTTAAACACAATGCTATGTTCATTTCATGTTCATACCTGTATCATACCACGAACATTTCCCTCTGTGGACATGGATTGTCTAAGAATTTCAATTGCTTCATGATTTGTAAAACCTTGCAATGAGTGGCCATTGACTTGAATCAGTTGATCATTGGATTTCAATCTGCCATCCTGCAAACACAGAGAATATTTTAGAggttttaacaatttaaaaagtGTCAAATGCCCAAACTACTATTTATAAACCAATAGGAGAGAACAGACCTGCCATGCTGCACCTCCATGAAAAACAGCTTTTACGAAGATTCCTAAATCTTTTCTTGTCTTCTTGCTCTGATTTCCTTTCAAACTGATACCCAAGCCAGCCGAccctaaataaattttacaaaaaatgagTTGTTACAAGGTTAAAAGATTTCATAATAACTTACTGAACCATATAACGAATTTTTCACCATTACaccatttaaaaaatgttcaaaccTGTATCATTAAGTGCAATTTCAAACATGAAATATTCTTTATGATTGTCCTCACTGATAGCCTTGTCAGTATCAGGATCATCTTTCTGTTTCATAAACAGAAAACAGTGAGGTGTGGTAAATGGTCTCAAGCACATTCAGTGGCTGTCAAGAAAGGGCATCatgaaaaaaggtttaattacCATTTTTCGAGGTAGATTTTCAATTTGACGGCTGATGACAAGATTCACAATGGAACCAATAGCAACTCCACGCAACATCACAACAACCTCTTCTTGGGTTTTTCCAGATACATCAAAACCATTTACTTCCAAAAGTCTGTAATTATAGGAAGTAGTTGGCTAAGTTAAGCTAACAACACTAACTACAAAACACACTATTAATATATGTGCTATTGTCACCAAATTTAGCACCGCACTATTGTTTATACCACTattggtttgtttttaaatgtgttttgagatacagtatatatttagAGGTATTTCACCCACGATGCACGACTTCGTACTGTTTAGTACAAATGATTTGTGCCACCTGTGATTCTTTTTATTGCTTTCTTAGTAAGTTTTAGATACGTGTAATTTAAACCTTTTACGCCTTCACCTATACAACTCCTGCCCAAGGCAGGTTACGCTGCCCGCGATTCCTTATCTCGCTCCTAATTATGGTTAACTTCTCGATGGTGATGGGAACTTGGTTTAATTCTAAGTTTTGTTCTCGGTAAGAAGGTCCGGTAATTTTATTGACAGATAATGAGGAACCTTGATTTGATTCCACATGCTCAAGTGAACGTTATTAAAAGTTAGAAGAGCAGAGAATGGCGATGTGACTAGCCATAAGAGCGGGAAGTTTCCTGAACTGGAGAATTTAACGTGACACTATGTTTGCCACCAGGCAtcatttcaacaacaaaaggtGCTCAACTGGTGCTGGAATTCTTTATTGAAACCAATGTTTCGCAAAATTACCATTATTGAAATCTGCCCTGACGAAGCTCATCCGCATGGGTTTGCGAAACGTTGGTTTCAATAAAGAATTCCATCACCAGTTGAACACTTTTTGTTGTTGACACTATTAGTAACATTACTTTGTCAGGTAAAACAAGATATTATTACGTCTCATCaacaaaaatctttaattgACCAGTTGACTTACTTCACCCCTAAATAACTTACCTATCACCTGCCAGAAGTCTACCATCCTGAATTGCTGCTCCTTtcggtaaaatattttttatataaataggTCCACTGTCACCAACAACTGTATCCCTTGTGGTAAGACTAAATCCCAGTCCATGGATATCTGTAAAACAAACATCCCGGTGTAAATGATCACCATATGTACACAGTTAGATATATAGATCATATATTACTCATAAAAGATACAAAAAAATGACCAAATCTTACCTTTCCGGAGCTGAATATTAATACGATGTCCAATTTTTCTTGTGTAACTGCTTAAATTATCATGTGATAGTTGAGCAATAGCCGGTACTTTGGCCTTTGGTGATTGAGGTTCCTGAATATGTAAATTAAAATCTCGGTAATGAAGTCAACgcagataaataattattaacaagttagacaaaataataattaatccacCCAGCTATATACCAcatcaaaacaaataaactatcAAATAAAGGATAAATAATATTTGAGAAATGtacaatttaatttattaaattaaatctaTGATTTAATTCGACTGGGGTGTGAGGCATCCAATTGTGCCTGCCACTGGCAGCAAGCAGAAGTGCCATAAAATATTGAAGTATTTCTTCATGATCTGTACGTATTGTCTAGTTCAAGTTGAAGGCATACCGCTTTTCTAAGCTAGCTTAATTGTAAATCACTTGATCCTAGATAGCAAGTACAGTGTACACACACAACATGCATGCATTATTGTCTTTGTGAGCTAACTGAGCTGTATTGAATGATagtaaaacaaacttaaattaGCCAAACATGTGTCACTTACGTTAATAATTAAACAGATATAACCAATATTATGAAAAAGATTAGAAAACATTAACTCAAATATAGAGTCCGTACATACCTGAGTTGACATTGATGATACGGAAGTAGAAGACTGTGATGTATTTAGATGAGAGTTTTGTGAAGGTGCCATACCGTGACTGGTCTTATCAACTGGTGGTGTTGCTGTGGTCAAAGATATGATTGGTTGAAGACTTGGAGTAAGAGTAGAAGAAAATCTATTTGGATTACATATGGAACATTTTTCCTTTATCTTATAACAACGATAAGGTTTTCTgatatattataatgttacAAGTATCAAAGTGTAATTTGCATATACACAGCACAAACCTTGTTGGTGAAGCGAGCGATGAAGGCACAACTCTGCTAGCAAATCGATC
Proteins encoded in this window:
- the LOC143444847 gene encoding uncharacterized protein LOC143444847 isoform X8, whose protein sequence is MKVTVCFGNIRVVVPCGNGGLTVGELQDKACARYRKAIGKDASYWIHITQLESAVDGGILDWDDTVYDVVEDKEKLIAVFEQEEPHHFEWDLGSVASSDDPSFSQRPSVSSKPNISNGTLHDPDYSHYRKIDSTTSYNQRDNTSEVGVGVKALKSADTRVEVKGNNTSSISNTSSTDRIENSMINGNTYDPRGPRSSVSKKRSLHSSLSDEQSNNKSRSSVESKNDRRDRSYFRRNTSARQSKASALSDPVDDDDYYYNPTNSYGYDYSHLEVHDSRGRMEEPTRNHHSHVDRSDLPWFYKDAQEIRLVNDGSLQNMKVESFDDPLTKKFAGLVINSIDQSSRLRNLLECGDVIVEINDHVLMDFTFKDAKNIMFDSLLYPNIEFRVLPVEERDRFASRVVPSSLASPTRFSSTLTPSLQPIISLTTATPPVDKTSHGMAPSQNSHLNTSQSSTSVSSMSTQEPQSPKAKVPAIAQLSHDNLSSYTRKIGHRINIQLRKDIHGLGFSLTTRDTVVGDSGPIYIKNILPKGAAIQDGRLLAGDRLLEVNGFDVSGKTQEEVVVMLRGVAIGSIVNLVISRQIENLPRKMKDDPDTDKAISEDNHKEYFMFEIALNDTGSAGLGISLKGNQSKKTRKDLGIFVKAVFHGGAAWQDGRLKSNDQLIQVNGHSLQGFTNHEAIEILRQSMSTEGNVRGMIQMVIARRKPTSDGAPSRVSSEASSDLSDSLIEQFNFVAKSDVPRHLHVKQASLPSLLLVTSFGPDDMSDVTSRSFQTASTIDRPQMAKNTNSSVARRVSNHKKSRSMTGDADTIDIEVINRVREKILNSSASSFLSNLIRSSTPTIPPKPNSSQGNESYSTWTIPRTHRIPKRSLSMRSTENELKVSNSSGYLSDLIKPRPSDDSRRLAFESMTANELTSDAVPVEHDGARPTETKLSVTSLSSSEFLQLSRADSPVNPDVVTTDEECPNDAHDPFSRESTIRQSFSEKRKDNLPRFSYNADLKASKSKTNLGTDGAKNKQATTSSPKKRMVSPQSSGKRKYTTQQNNNNSNAIEIAPVSGFRKSISTESLVAGNSGAVTFVQWNKPYTSSNKLTPSDVGPTLGIAKSSSLESLQTAVESSIAQNKLDNSFPIPRPLPKVVRGRILNDSFRAALDKSYDMSGEAPSITHMSTSSSSDVREEDDQASQLSLSDEGSRSRSNKKRQLKENKANKLFGIFKMNKTKRSSSSTRSPKVPENELHKRDLAARQKQDFERMKAENERIQEKFKELRNKQSSGHSRDEKKHSSYVKPDYETPRPPSVPVTAMQKIKNVDPKTSHYQSSSGRHSVDPTSLRHHSNSAVRAPPASTDKDSSPPRPFPRNKKHSKGESSQFKESKNAYSSLPSSLDFETFSDGFDESFI
- the LOC143444847 gene encoding uncharacterized protein LOC143444847 isoform X6 → MKVTVCFGNIRVVVPCGNGGLTVGELQDKACARYRKAIGKDASYWIHITQLESAVDGGILDWDDTVYDVVEDKEKLIAVFEQEEPHHFEWDLGSVASSDDPSFSQRPSVSSKPNISNGTLHDPDYSHYRKIDSTTSYNQRDNTSEVGVGVKALKSADTRVEVKGNNTSSISNTSSTDRIENSMINGNTYDPRGPRSSVSKKRSLHSSLSDEQSNNKSRSSVESKNDRRDRSYFRRNTSARQSKASALSDPVDDDDYYYNPTNSYGYDYSHLEVHDSRGRMEEPTRNHHSHVDRSDLPWFYKDAQEIRLVNDGSLQNMKVESFDDPLTKKFAGLVINSIDQSSRLRNLLECGDVIVEINDHVLMDFTFKDAKNIMFDSLLYPNIEFRVLPVEERDRFASRVVPSSLASPTRFSSTLTPSLQPIISLTTATPPVDKTSHGMAPSQNSHLNTSQSSTSVSSMSTQEPQSPKAKVPAIAQLSHDNLSSYTRKIGHRINIQLRKDIHGLGFSLTTRDTVVGDSGPIYIKNILPKGAAIQDGRLLAGDRLLEVNGFDVSGKTQEEVVVMLRGVAIGSIVNLVISRQIENLPRKMKDDPDTDKAISEDNHKEYFMFEIALNDTGSAGLGISLKGNQSKKTRKDLGIFVKAVFHGGAAWQDGRLKSNDQLIQVNGHSLQGFTNHEAIEILRQSMSTEGNVRGMIQMVIARRKPTSDGAPSRVSSEASSDLSDSLIEQFNFVAKSDVPRHLHVKQASLPSLLLVTSFGPDDMSDVTSRSFQTASTIDRPQMAKNTNSSVARRVSNHKKSRSMTGDADTIDIEVINRVREKILNSSASSFLSNLIRSSTPTIPPKPNSSQGNESYSTWTIPRTHRIPKRSLSMRSTENELKVSNSSGYLSDLIKPRPSDDSRRLAFESMTANELTSDAVPVEHDGARPTETKLSVTSLSSSEFLQLSRADSPVNPDVVTTDEECPNDAHDPFSRESTIRQSFSEKRKDNLPRFSYNADLKASKSKTNLGTDGAKNKQATTSSPKKRMVSPQSSGKRKYTTQQNNNNSNAIEIAPVSGFRKSISTESLVAGNSGAVTFVQWNKPYTSSNKLTPSDVGPTLGIAKSSSLESLQTAVESSIAQNKLDNSFPIPRPLPKVVRGRILNDSFRAALDKSYDMSGEAPSITHMSTSSSSDVREEDDQASQLSLSDEGSRSRSNKKRQLKENKANKLFGIFKMNKTKRSSSSTRSPKVPENELHKRDLAARQKQDFERMKAENERIQEKFKELRNKQSSGHSRDEKKHSSYVKPDYETPRPPSVPVTAMQKIKNVDPKTSHYQSSSGRHSVDPTSLRHHSNSAVRAPPASTDKDSSPPRPFPRNKKHSKGESSQFKESKNAYSSLPRNFIPQTIRGVAKGMNKCLIARVLIFFPENISEKLSIIEYENSNACFRKTTEAVEIITLLKKAKIKTYIAPAWSPVI
- the LOC143444847 gene encoding partitioning defective 3 homolog isoform X3, producing the protein MKVTVCFGNIRVVVPCGNGGLTVGELQDKACARYRKAIGKDASYWIHITQLESAVDGGILDWDDTVYDVVEDKEKLIAVFEQEEPHHFEWDLGSVASSDDPSFSQRPSVSSKPNISNGTLHDPDYSHYRKIDSTTSYNQRDNTSEVGVGVKALKSADTRVEVKGNNTSSISNTSSTDRIENSMINGNTYDPRGPRSSVSKKRSLHSSLSDEQSNNKSRSSVESKNDRRDRSYFRRNTSARQSKASALSDPVDDDDYYYNPTNSYGYDYSHLEVHDSRGRMEEPTRNHHSHVDRSDLPWFYKDAQEIRLVNDGSLQNMKVESFDDPLTKKFAGLVINSIDQSSRLRNLLECGDVIVEINDHVLMDFTFKDAKNIMFDSLLYPNIEFRVLPVEERDRFASRVVPSSLASPTRFSSTLTPSLQPIISLTTATPPVDKTSHGMAPSQNSHLNTSQSSTSVSSMSTQEPQSPKAKVPAIAQLSHDNLSSYTRKIGHRINIQLRKDIHGLGFSLTTRDTVVGDSGPIYIKNILPKGAAIQDGRLLAGDRLLEVNGFDVSGKTQEEVVVMLRGVAIGSIVNLVISRQIENLPRKMKDDPDTDKAISEDNHKEYFMFEIALNDTGSAGLGISLKGNQSKKTRKDLGIFVKAVFHGGAAWQDGRLKSNDQLIQVNGHSLQGFTNHEAIEILRQSMSTEGNVRGMIQMVIARRKPTSDGAPSRVSSEASSDLSDSLIEQFNFVAKSDVPRHLHVKQASLPSLLLVTSFGPDDMSDVTSRSFQTASTIDRPQMAKNTNSSVARRVSNHKKSRSMTGDADTIDIEVINRVREKILNSSASSFLSNLIRSSTPTIPPKPNSSQGNESYSTWTIPRTHRIPKRSLSMRSTENELKVSNSSGYLSDLIKPRPSDDSRRLAFESMTANELTSDAVPVEHDGARPTETKLSVTSLSSSEFLQLSRADSPVNPDVVTTDEECPNDAHDPFSRESTIRQSFSEKRKDNLPRFSYNADLKASKSKTNLGTDGAKNKQATTSSPKKRMVSPQSSGKRKYTTQQNNNNSNAIEIAPVSGFRKSISTESLVAGNSGAVTFVQWNKPYTSSNKLTPSDVGPTLGIAKSSSLESLQTAVESSIAQNKLDNSFPIPRPLPKVVRGRILNDSFRAALDKSYDMSGEAPSITHMSTLREEDDQASQLSLSDEGSRSRSNKKRQLKENKANKLFGIFKMNKTKRSSSSTRSPKVPENELHKRDLAARQKQDFERMKAENERIQEKFKELRNKQSSGHSRDEKKHSSYVKPDYETPRPPSVPVTAMQKIKNVDPKTSHYQSSSGRHSVDPTSLRHHSNSAVRAPPASTDKDSSPPRPFPRNKKHSKGESSQFKESKNAYSSLPRQPRRTSRNMGQVEVSKVVSPERRTSGPVYSSSSRTLDNREFYNRQKPNVNRQSSTSYSSPLATQANLKSPTSSSSFTQQQSPTSVTSPVSAHNSRKGRTLPYGASMGNGQAKNSVPKHHRQYHYREDSPEPPPQNFYVVDDRRFKKTPVTVIRRGTLTDVPLPKEQPTSVPYRHSIYTDHPSTLNYFAVIKSPLNTTETGSRDAQLERGIDRITQGEELSYKLSPRDDAASPSSSEAAEKNRSTYHKLMKGQYGEKLEESFGKIELSTPYNL